The Macadamia integrifolia cultivar HAES 741 chromosome 3, SCU_Mint_v3, whole genome shotgun sequence genome segment GGAGGAAAAGGCTTTTCTCATTCAGAATCGACGTGCGCCGAACACTTTTCTATGTTCATGTGTCCATGAATGTGAAGGGCAATGAGCTTATCTAGAGAACTGAAACAATGGTTTATAATGACTTTCTTGTTCTCATGGTATTTGCTCCATACAAAAGAGATACATCTATATATGTGGAAAAATGGGATATCCAACATGAGTGGTTAGGAGTGAGAACTGAGCTTTCATTCATGAGTATAGTACTTGTTCTTCTTGTAAGAGGTTGTGGCGttggtgttggtggtggtggtggaggtggtggacCTTGATTGGAAGGCCTTTGGGGAAATCCACAAATGGGAAAGCAACAGCGTGATCTGATTCGGCTAATTCCCAATCAAAATTGAGGACCAAGTGGTGAATGAATACGGCCATCTCTAGTTTGGCTAATTCCGATCCGGTGCACAACCGTGGTCCACCACCAAACGCCATGAAATTGTTGCTCGTCGTCGCATTGGAATGATTTGGGGATGCTGCACTCCCCCTATCACCTGTGGTCTGCATTATATAATCCATCCCCACATTACCAGAAATAATCAGATGAAATACTCGATTGATGAGGGGATGATAGCTATTCAAGTTTAGAACTCTGGTTAGAAAGTGTTGAGAAAACCAATAGCTGCTGTTGTATTAATGTATATGGGATATGCTACACCAAATTAATTCTAGTGACTATcaaaaatatgggaaaaggttgggtatgtaCTATTatgccgatatcaagtatgttagcactcattgtgtttatctctttcttccctttttctaaaATGACCATCATATCCTTTCTATTGGTgttatccgctagcatacttgatatcgacggcatacctatccctctccccaaAAATATTTATACACATAAAAGTATATGCGAATGTATattaaagggggggggggaagccaACAAggataaagaaatttttttcaacaCAACATGGATTCTGATTGAATATAAATCTTAGTTTTAGTTCTCCGTCACATAATCTCCTAATATTTAGTTGATTGATTTGCTCAAAAGGAGCCGggtcttaaaaaataaaatcggtGATGGAAGTGGTcaattctgattctgatttgaattggattggaatcaaCCTAAGTTGGTCCGAAAAAGCTCTAGATTTGGTAAATTCAAGGAATATTTCAATGGTTTTGATGAAATCGACGgtatcaaaatttcaaaaattgggATAGGTGATCATCGATTCTAATTTGAATCAGATATTCACCAATTCTAGAGACCTTGCTCAAAACTTGCTCTCAGACACTTGTACTTTGAGTATAAGACATAAATTCAAACTTGCATGTGAACAAAAagaacacccttttttttttttttttgttattattattgggaGAACCCTAATCGAAAGGATTGAATTGTTAAACTCTACTCACTCTTTTGTATAGGAGAAAAAATGCTATTTGATCATGTGGTTATTATGTCAACGCTTGGaccaataaaaatataaatacgtGCATCCAACTAagggaaaaatatttttccataGTGCCCCATATCTGAATGTATATAATGCAATCGGGTAGCGGTCTTTTCCCATATTTAgtgaatttcattttcatttcttatcCAAGAGAGAGTTTTTCTTGATTTAGACCCACTTATGGCACTAAGGTACGTGCATGCCATATTTCCACATGAGCTTTCATCATTTCCTCTcggaagaaaatataaaataaataaattataaaatattaatatactGTAGGACCTGTAATCATGGTTGATGGGGCCTAAAAGTTCATCGTTCATACAGTATATGACATCAGAGTCATTAAATAGTGGGGGGCCCCTATGTCCCTGTCCCTTGGAAGGGTAGGATATTTCTCATCCATTTTCAAGAAAATCTGGTCAGTTTAAAAATTGAATGGTCCTGATGGTATGATGGATATGTTGGTGGACACCACTTCTTCCTGATAtgaaagggcaaaaaaaaactacaaaaatatttaaaaatcaaaGTTAGTGGGCATGCATGAACTGTACCTGAGACCATCTCCATGGATTGAAGTGCTGTGGCTGGTCATACACCAAAGGATCCAGGTGGACCGCATCAAACACTGGAAGAACTTTCCACCCACTTGGAATGTCATATCCTTTTAAGACAAACACAAATAAAGGACAGGGAATTTTTTCCAACGTGGATCAGATTCCAAAGTAATTCAGTTTCCTAGTTCATTTCAACTTCTTATACCTACCCTTGTATCTGACATCTTTAAGAGCTTTCCTGTGCACGAATCTAACCACGTTCCCTAGCCGAAGTGTCTCATTAATAACCTgtttaaataaattatatataaaaaaaagccTCAATCAAGAAAgattgttagagagagagagagcgaggaGAGTTGGCGAAGGATGCCTCAAGAAATATATTTTCTGAATTagattttcctaatttttttcaGGGTTACTCATCAAGGTTGTTTAGTATTTTTCAatgttttcagtgaaaattaaataattttcattcaatCCTCGTCtaatttgatttatattattATGGGGTCAATATGAACCCATAGAATTAATCAGGTCAGGCCAAAAGCCTGAATACTCGTagttaaaagagaaagagagagagaagttgagCTTACGCATTGTGTGAATTCCATTCGTCTATAGTCATCCCAATTCAATTCAAACTCTCCAACTTGTTGCTTAGCTCGGCTGATTTCACAGTGTTCTTCCTGAAAATTAAGCACAAGTGAAGAATTAAGgagagaattgaaagaaaaactacagttgaagaattgaagaacaTGGAATGCTTTTAATTTTATCCCATACCCTTAATTGTTCAATTGCTCTGGGGCAGCCTTGTAAGAAATAGATGGCCAAAGCAATTGCAACTGAAGAAGTTTCATGACCAGCAAAAAGCAAGCTTAGTATGAGATCAAGAATCTGTTCTGTGGAAAGGTTTGAATTCTTCAGAACCCAACCAAGTAGATcatcttcctttctctgatcataatcatcatcatcattcatCTTCCTCCTTTCCAGCATTTTACGCTCTATAACTTTAAGAATGGTTGTTCTCGACTAAtttgacaaaaaagaaaaaataaaataaaatcccttaTGATCGCAGAGGCATAAATAATATTCTCACATCATATGTGAATAGTTCGATGTGAAGACTTATAGATAGATATCAAGTAGAGGAACCTCTCTTAAATTTAACCATCTTTCTCCTTAACGACTAGCTTTTAGGGAGGAACTATATATACCTGAAAAGCCCTCCTATAAGCAGTTCCCGGCAAATTCAAAAGTGCAGAGACGACCCCTTTCATGAACGTAATATACTCTCCCTTCAGCTGCTCCGTTTCTGGTTTTCCTGGATGCATACTCATGATATGTTTCGCCATCAAATTGAAAGTAAACTGCAAATTAACCATTTCCCTCGCAATTAAGCTTTAAAAGCtccaaaattttggaaaaaaactcTAAATGTGaagaattaaaatagaataacTTGCCTTCTTTGCTTCATCCTGAGCTGAGAAAATTGAATTCTCCTTCCATGATGTTAGAACCATTAAAGTATGCTTCTCCACTTCAGGTAACAAATGAGATCGAAGCCTTGGATTGCTCATGAAGTTAAGAGAGATCATTCTCATATCCCTGTGCATGTCTCCCACTAAAACCAACATCGACCATTTCCCAAGTATCCCTCCAATACTTCTAGGATAACTACACTCGAAAAGCCTTCCTTCGTTTTGTAATATATACCGATTAAGCCCTGCGTCTGCCGATATAATCGTTCTCTCACCGAACAGATTCGATTTGAATATCTTTCCAAACCTGCAATCATAACCGTTTGATTGTTTTGAGCATTTTAAATACCCTCCGATCAGaatcaaataaaagagagaCCTTTCCACCTGTCTAATTAACCAGATCTTAGATCGCAGTCAAAACACCGCCGGAATGGTGGACGCTCTTTCTCGCCGTCCGTGGCTGGTTAATATTCCGGCGGAATCTTCACATTAATTTTAACTTGTTAAAGAGAAATTGATACCTTGAAATGTGGAGGTCCATGAATTCACCCGTAGAAGTGGCAGAGTGAGGCTTTAAGTAACCTATCGTTTCGCCGAGAAACGGCCAACCGGTGTTTCCCGGTGGAAGATTAAGTTTTCTTCTGTTCGTTTTGATGAGATTCCATACGATAAGAACCGCTAGAATACCTGTTGGAAGCAACAGAAGCAGCTCTGTTTCAGACATGGAAAACGATGAAACAGCacaacactctctctctctctctctctctctctctctttctctctctaggtgTAGTATTGTGTTCGTTTCTGCTTATTTTAAAATCCACGAAGCGTCATTTGAAAGTTGAGACAGGTAGTCCTGAAGAAGCAAAACGTACTGCGAGATGCGAAATTGCGATCAAGCTCGGCTGCTTTTAAAGCTTTTTTTCCTTCTCGTATTTTTGTGGAAGTTAcgaaaaatagccttccttctGGACTTGTCGTAGACCTATTGTCGTCATTACACGACATGTTATTACAGTCTAGAAATAACAACAGTAATATTAGTTAACTACGGTGGGACCACCGTATACCAGCATGTACCAGCATCCATTGGATCTTGTTTGTAGGCTTGCATCATGGATCCTACGGCTACCAATGTTCTCTTAAGAGGAATATATACGAGCGTTAAACAATCAAGTTATAAATGAGTTAATTGGATTATAAATAGTCAATTACCAATTCAATTTTGCGCCCATCAGTCTATCATGATGTGCACGATCATGCATGAAGCACAATCATGTACATATTCGTTGAGTAGAATTGGGGGATATATTATAGATCGTCATCCTCTATTCAATAGCTTTGTGCATGGTCTTACATTATTTTCTTATCCACAACTTTGGTCACAATGAGATGTACCTTTTATTTGATCAGAAAAACTAATACAAATCAACCTTCGTATAAAAATCAAGTGAATCAAATTGAAAATCCATTGATTGATCAATAGTTCAATTCACTTGAGCTTCACAACCTGAAAAACCTATCATATAGACCGTGTTAGATAGATTTATGGTTCCGTGGAATCAAAATGTAATAAATCTTTTTAGACTTTTACTATCCATACATTATTttattagcattttttttttttggtaaaattttattAACAATTTATCTAATTTATATTTAATAAGCCATCTATTTTGTCCCATGACCATAgtattattcggccgaaccgaatttttccgaattttatcaaaaattcggaccgaatccgaattaaaaataaaattctttaaaattcgcgactttttccaaaatgaatataaatcgcgaataattcggaccgaatccgaattaaaacgaattattcggtccatttaaacattatttaaaaaaaaatcaaaaataaaaaataaaaaataaaaaaacaaaatttttttttttaaaaccccaataagattttttgaccgcttttttgaccgaatccttaaattaatcgtccgaattattccgaataattctccgtccgaataattcccgaatccgaatttgctaactatgcccATGACCTAATGAGTCCGGCATTTAATCCCGAGTCAACAAGGCCCAGGCTAAGCACGGACCAGGTATGGGGATTGGGGTGGACCCATATTCCAGAGTCCCAGACTACTGAAGTTCGTTAAGTTGAAGAACTGCAATAAGGGACCTGCAAGACTAGGAAGGAAAGGATAGATCAGGACCCACCATCAACGGCGTCGTCCCAAGATCATCTATGCTAACACAATCAAATCGATCCTTGATGTGTTGGACGGTGCAAAATAAAGCCTCCATTCGTGTTAATAGATGATAGCAGCAAAATCCAAAAGCTCTCGATTAAGGaaaggatagagagagagagagaagagagagggtaGAAGCACGATCCTTGTACCAAAAGAAATGGGCTGGGCCCTTTCCTTCAATGACGTCAGCATTTGACCTGGAGGGTTCTTTATTTGGGTGGGGCCCACCAAAATGATCGGCCACACAAACTGCATGCACGTGTGATCATGGGGTATATTAGTCCTTTCACATCATATGTTCCATTATCATTCGCCGCCCTGGGCCCACTTTCAGAATCCCCTTCCCATCTCCCGATATGGTTCTATCCTAGTATGCCACGTGGTCACATGTTATTGGATTCGCATGTAAAACTTTTTCTTTATACTATTCTGGACGTGATTGCAGTATTGCAGAGGGGGTTTTGTCTCTCGTGGAGAAGCCTCTGACAACCATTTGATAGCTTATTCGGTGGGACCCAAGATGAGATAACTTAATTAGCTACCACCCGTGCGGCTGGCCTGGTGGGCTGGGCTACGCTTTCCGAGTTCTTCTTGATAGACGGGGATGTGGTATATGTGTCGTACCAATCATTGTTACCATATCCTTTGCTTTCACAGTCCTTTCTATCAATTAATAATACACGTGTATCAATAGGATAGGGTACAGGTCATATTACCGGTGAGAACAAAATAGACCCTTGTAGCAGAAAATGTTGGGCTCTGATTTGGACTAGTCCTTCCTTGCGTGGTTTCGTACGCAATTGCGACCTAGGCGAGTGGAAGGGTTAGGATCTATTGGACGTAGATTTGGATGTACGTGTGATTGTGAGGACTCAATTCTTTTTTCATCtttgttttgatttgttttgttaTTTACAGAACACGATATGTGGATAACAGAGGATTTAACGATCAaagttgggtgaggattattatattcggtgcgttggtcttaaagttatccacgtgtcgtgtttTGCAGGtagtaaaataaggaaaaacatagataagaaaaacagaggattatttttcGAATTCCTGGGCATAGGTTGGATGCAGCCTCAAATAGCCATATTCTCATATGAACTACAGTATCTCCTTGAAGGAAAATGGAGAAACCACTTTCTGCTGGAATCGAATACTCTGTAGCGATCCGCTTTTAGAGTTGTTCTTGCAATCGTTAAATCATGGATATACAGATGAAGAATCAAACCTAGAATcatatatttatttacttaatttTCAATTCACCTTAACTATCTGGACAACCCACGGATGGGGTATTCATCTAATCTAACTCTAATCTAATATAAATGGTGAAAAATCTCTAGTTCATATTCGAGTTATTGGAGGTTAATTTAGATAAGACTCTAATAGATTGGATCATTGGAATTGCATTGTTTTGTCTTAGTTAAGGTTCAATTATACCCTTCCAT includes the following:
- the LOC122073840 gene encoding cytochrome P450 90B1-like isoform X1, whose translation is MSETELLLLLPTGILAVLIVWNLIKTNRRKLNLPPGNTGWPFLGETIGYLKPHSATSTGEFMDLHISRFGKIFKSNLFGERTIISADAGLNRYILQNEGRLFECSYPRSIGGILGKWSMLVLVGDMHRDMRMISLNFMSNPRLRSHLLPEVEKHTLMVLTSWKENSIFSAQDEAKKFTFNLMAKHIMSMHPGKPETEQLKGEYITFMKGVVSALLNLPGTAYRRAFQSRTTILKVIERKMLERRKMNDDDDYDQRKEDDLLGWVLKNSNLSTEQILDLILSLLFAGHETSSVAIALAIYFLQGCPRAIEQLREEHCEISRAKQQVGEFELNWDDYRRMEFTQCVINETLRLGNVVRFVHRKALKDVRYKGYDIPSGWKVLPVFDAVHLDPLVYDQPQHFNPWRWSQTTGDRGSAASPNHSNATTSNNFMAFGGGPRLCTGSELAKLEMAVFIHHLVLNFDWELAESDHAVAFPFVDFPKGLPIKVHHLHHHHQHQRHNLLQEEQVLYS
- the LOC122073840 gene encoding cytochrome P450 90B2-like isoform X2 encodes the protein MSETELLLLLPTGILAVLIVWNLIKTNRRKLNLPPGNTGWPFLGETIGYLKPHSATSTGEFMDLHISRFGKIFKSNLFGERTIISADAGLNRYILQNEGRLFECSYPRSIGGILGKWSMLVLVGDMHRDMRMISLNFMSNPRLRSHLLPEVEKHTLMVLTSWKENSIFSAQDEAKKFTFNLMAKHIMSMHPGKPETEQLKGEYITFMKGVVSALLNLPGTAYRRAFQSRTTILKVIERKMLERRKMNDDDDYDQRKEDDLLGWVLKNSNLSTEQILDLILSLLFAGHETSSVAIALAIYFLQGCPRAIEQLREEHCEISRAKQQVGEFELNWDDYRRMEFTQCTTGDRGSAASPNHSNATTSNNFMAFGGGPRLCTGSELAKLEMAVFIHHLVLNFDWELAESDHAVAFPFVDFPKGLPIKVHHLHHHHQHQRHNLLQEEQVLYS
- the LOC122073840 gene encoding cytochrome P450 90B1-like isoform X3, producing the protein MSETELLLLLPTGILAVLIVWNLIKTNRRKLNLPPGNTGWPFLGETIGYLKPHSATSTGEFMDLHISRFGKIFKSNLFGERTIISADAGLNRYILQNEGRLFECSYPRSIGGILGKWSMLVLVGDMHRDMRMISLNFMSNPRLRSHLLPEVEKHTLMVLTSWKENSIFSAQDEAKKFTFNLMAKHIMSMHPGKPETEQLKGEYITFMKGVVSALLNLPGTAYRRAFQSRTTILKVIERKMLERRKMNDDDDYDQRKEDDLLGWVLKNSNLSTEQILDLILSLLFAGHETSSVAIALAIYFLQGCPRAIEQLREEHCEISRAKQQVGEFELNWDDYRRMEFTQCVINETLRLGNVVRFVHRKALKDVRYKGYDIPSGWKVLPVFDAVHLDPLVYDQPQHFNPWRWSQEEVVSTNISIIPSGPFNF